One genomic region from Microcella humidisoli encodes:
- a CDS encoding RNA polymerase sigma factor, with translation MPESIEPFVAVYTQHLPAVSRYLARRVDRSDVDDLAADVFAIAWRKRDSVTPGEELPWLYRIAAFQVANHRRRLAARASVLGLLSVPDSAPSAESLVTADAELARAWAAIGPRDREVLGLVVLDDLSVGDAALALGVSANAVSIRLHRAKKALAAALEEPGSTSSERSPAPAT, from the coding sequence ATGCCCGAGTCGATCGAGCCGTTCGTGGCCGTCTACACCCAGCACCTGCCCGCCGTGAGCCGGTATCTCGCCCGCCGCGTCGACCGCTCCGACGTCGACGACCTCGCCGCTGACGTGTTCGCGATCGCCTGGCGCAAGCGGGACTCGGTGACGCCGGGGGAGGAGCTGCCGTGGCTGTATCGCATCGCCGCATTCCAGGTGGCGAATCACCGCCGCCGGCTCGCCGCGCGGGCCTCGGTGCTCGGGCTGCTGTCGGTGCCCGACTCGGCGCCCTCGGCGGAATCCCTGGTGACGGCGGATGCGGAGCTCGCCCGGGCGTGGGCCGCCATCGGCCCGCGCGACCGCGAGGTGCTCGGCCTCGTCGTGCTGGACGACCTGTCGGTGGGCGATGCGGCGCTCGCGCTGGGGGTCAGCGCGAATGCGGTGAGCATCCGGCTGCACCGCGCGAAGAAGGCGCTCGCCGCGGCGCTCGAGGAACCGGGTTCGACGAGTTCTGAAAGATCGCCCGCCCCCGCGACATAA
- the tig gene encoding trigger factor, translating to MVQSTVEKLSPTRVKIAITVTPDELKPSIQHAYKHIAETVNIPGFRKGKVPPPIIDQRVGRAEVLNHAVSEGLDGFYRAAVQEQGLRALGRPQADIAEWPSEKDFSGDLLVTVEVDVRPEFEIPKYDGLKIEVDATDVTPDEVEAELENLRSRFGTLVTVDRPAAKGDFVQLDLIATVGGTTVDTANSISYELGSGELIDGIDDAVETLTAGETMTFESKLLGGDHEGEMAQIEVTVISVKERELPEADDDFAQIASQFDTIGELRADVREQLLKQKSFGQGAQARDKLLAALLEKVEIPVPDALVENEVHRHLENEGRLEDDEHRAEVTESSTTTFRTQIFLDALAEKEEVKVSQDELTQYLIQGAAQYGMEPGEFIKILDQNGQIPGMVGEVARSKALSVALSKAKVVDSKGKAVDLTAFTAAAVAPVAEAIDTDDLEGHDHDDHGSDEHSGHDH from the coding sequence TTGGTCCAGTCCACGGTCGAGAAGCTCAGCCCGACGCGCGTCAAGATCGCGATCACCGTCACGCCCGATGAGCTCAAGCCGAGCATCCAGCACGCCTACAAGCACATCGCCGAGACGGTGAACATTCCGGGCTTCCGCAAGGGCAAGGTGCCGCCGCCCATCATCGATCAGCGCGTGGGCCGCGCCGAGGTGCTCAACCACGCGGTGAGCGAGGGCCTCGACGGCTTCTACCGCGCCGCCGTGCAGGAGCAGGGCCTGCGTGCCCTCGGTCGTCCTCAGGCCGACATCGCCGAGTGGCCGAGCGAGAAGGACTTCTCGGGCGACCTGCTGGTCACGGTCGAGGTGGATGTTCGTCCCGAGTTCGAGATCCCCAAGTACGACGGCCTGAAGATCGAGGTCGACGCCACCGATGTGACCCCCGACGAGGTCGAGGCCGAGCTCGAGAACCTGCGCAGCCGCTTCGGCACGCTCGTGACGGTCGACCGTCCCGCCGCCAAGGGCGACTTCGTGCAGCTCGACCTCATCGCCACGGTCGGCGGCACGACGGTCGACACCGCCAACTCGATCTCGTACGAGCTCGGCTCGGGCGAGCTCATCGACGGCATCGACGACGCCGTCGAGACCCTCACGGCGGGCGAGACCATGACGTTCGAGTCGAAGCTGCTCGGCGGCGACCACGAGGGCGAGATGGCCCAGATCGAGGTCACCGTCATCTCGGTCAAGGAGCGCGAGCTTCCGGAGGCCGACGACGACTTCGCGCAGATCGCCAGCCAGTTCGACACGATCGGCGAGCTGCGGGCCGACGTGCGCGAGCAGCTGCTCAAGCAGAAGTCGTTCGGCCAGGGCGCGCAGGCGCGCGACAAGCTGCTCGCGGCACTGCTCGAGAAGGTCGAGATCCCGGTGCCTGACGCGCTCGTCGAGAACGAGGTGCACCGCCACCTCGAGAACGAGGGCCGCCTGGAGGACGACGAGCACCGCGCCGAAGTGACCGAGTCGAGCACGACGACGTTCCGCACGCAGATCTTCCTCGACGCGCTCGCCGAGAAGGAGGAGGTGAAGGTCAGCCAGGACGAGCTGACGCAGTACCTCATCCAGGGCGCCGCTCAGTACGGCATGGAGCCGGGCGAGTTCATCAAGATCCTCGACCAGAACGGCCAGATCCCCGGCATGGTCGGCGAGGTCGCCCGTTCGAAGGCGCTCTCGGTCGCCCTCAGCAAGGCGAAGGTCGTCGACTCGAAGGGCAAGGCCGTCGACCTCACCGCGTTCACGGCCGCTGCCGTCGCGCCGGTCGCCGAGGCGATCGACACCGACGACCTCGAGGGTCACGATCACGATGACCACGGTTCTGACGAGCACAGCGGCCACGACCACTAG
- a CDS encoding GNAT family N-acetyltransferase: MPLLRPATLDDLPAVMRICTLTGDDGRDASGQYDAPELLAHHWAAPHLVADPGLATIVVDDDGPTGYLVATADTVTFEAWCERMWWPALRDRYPLQAPRRDRDQELVALLHAPEGTPASITGAYPAHLHINLLPRAQGLGLGRALIERLLGQLREREVPGVHLGVSGTNARAIAFYEHLGFVRLAIEDDGGIIMGMRLA, from the coding sequence ATGCCCCTGCTGCGCCCCGCCACCCTCGACGATCTGCCCGCCGTCATGCGCATCTGCACACTCACGGGTGACGACGGCCGCGACGCGAGCGGACAGTACGACGCCCCGGAGCTGCTCGCCCACCACTGGGCCGCTCCGCACCTCGTCGCCGACCCCGGTCTCGCCACGATCGTCGTCGACGACGACGGCCCCACCGGCTACCTCGTCGCGACCGCCGACACCGTCACGTTCGAGGCATGGTGCGAACGGATGTGGTGGCCGGCGCTGCGCGACCGGTACCCCCTGCAGGCCCCGCGCCGCGATCGCGACCAGGAGCTCGTCGCGCTGCTGCACGCTCCCGAGGGGACCCCCGCATCCATCACCGGTGCGTACCCGGCGCACCTGCACATCAACCTGCTGCCGCGCGCGCAAGGCCTCGGGCTCGGCCGCGCGCTCATCGAGCGCCTGCTCGGTCAGCTGCGCGAGCGCGAGGTGCCGGGCGTGCACCTCGGCGTCTCGGGCACGAACGCCCGCGCGATCGCGTTCTACGAGCACCTGGGGTTCGTGCGGCTCGCCATAGAGGACGACGGCGGCATCATCATGGGGATGCGCCTGGCTTAG
- a CDS encoding ATP-dependent Clp protease proteolytic subunit: MAEPAMPNSVFDRLLKDRIIWLGSEVRDENANEIAAKLLLLAAEDSEKDIYLYINSPGGSITAGMAIYDTMQFVPNDIVTVGIGMAASMGQLLLTAGTKGKRYITPNARVLLHQPHGGFGGTASDIQTQAQLITDMKHRLAEITAAQTGKSVEQVNADGDRDRWFTAEEALAYGFVDHIRASAADIVGGGGTADK, translated from the coding sequence ATGGCTGAACCGGCAATGCCGAACAGTGTTTTCGACCGACTGCTGAAAGACCGCATCATCTGGCTGGGGTCGGAGGTGCGCGATGAGAACGCCAACGAGATCGCGGCCAAGCTGCTGCTGCTCGCGGCGGAGGACTCTGAGAAAGACATCTACCTCTACATCAACTCGCCCGGTGGCTCGATCACGGCCGGCATGGCGATCTACGACACGATGCAGTTCGTGCCCAACGACATCGTCACGGTCGGCATCGGCATGGCGGCCTCGATGGGCCAGCTGCTGCTGACGGCGGGCACGAAGGGCAAGCGCTACATCACGCCGAACGCGCGCGTGCTGCTGCACCAGCCGCACGGCGGCTTCGGCGGCACGGCGAGCGACATTCAGACGCAGGCGCAGCTCATCACCGACATGAAGCACCGCCTCGCCGAGATCACGGCGGCCCAGACGGGCAAGTCGGTCGAGCAGGTCAATGCCGACGGCGACCGCGACCGCTGGTTCACGGCGGAGGAGGCCTTGGCCTACGGCTTCGTCGACCACATCCGCGCCTCGGCTGCCGACATCGTCGGCGGCGGCGGCACGGCTGACAAGTAA
- a CDS encoding Dps family protein, with the protein MATVTAAPQGAKTAELTKGVAAHLTPVVIDLMALAVEGKQAHWHVRGVNFMPVHELLDALVDHAREFSDLAAERIVTLGQPLDARVATIGATTTVPAVSEGFQSTDALVAEVIAGIDATLVTLRSAIDELDEIDPVSQDLAIAITAALEKDRWFLFAHIAA; encoded by the coding sequence ATGGCCACCGTCACCGCCGCCCCCCAGGGTGCCAAGACTGCCGAGCTCACGAAAGGCGTCGCCGCGCACCTCACGCCCGTCGTCATCGACCTCATGGCGCTCGCCGTCGAAGGCAAGCAGGCGCACTGGCACGTGCGCGGCGTCAACTTCATGCCCGTGCACGAACTGCTCGACGCGCTCGTCGACCACGCTCGCGAGTTCAGCGATCTCGCGGCCGAGCGCATCGTCACCCTCGGGCAGCCGCTCGACGCGCGCGTCGCCACGATCGGCGCCACCACGACGGTGCCCGCCGTGAGCGAGGGCTTCCAATCGACGGATGCGCTCGTCGCCGAGGTCATCGCCGGCATCGACGCGACGCTCGTCACGCTGCGCTCGGCCATCGACGAGCTCGATGAGATCGACCCCGTGAGCCAGGACCTCGCGATCGCGATCACCGCCGCGCTCGAGAAGGACCGCTGGTTCCTCTTCGCCCACATCGCGGCGTAG
- a CDS encoding amidohydrolase, translating into MTRAIRNARPLGGHDPIDLLIDDGVIVGILPAGIEAAASDDLDLEGRFIMPGLWDEHVHLTQWAQHRRRIDLAPAESAAEAAAIVRSSLSRGAATDAVVVGVGFRDGLWPDAPNAALLDSVAPDRPIVLVSADVHCVWLNSAALVHFGVDSPSGADGDGVLREDAAFAITARLDSAPDAELDRWVAEAAAEAAARGVVGVVDLEMRWNRDDWARRVAAGFDALRVEFGVYPQHLDRAIELGLRSGQPLAGTVSVGPLKVITDGSLNTRTAYCCDPYPDAPAEAYGRLNVPPCELHPLLARGSEAGFELAVHAIGDGANRLALDVFAKLGRGGRIEHAQLVHDSDFARFAALGVTASVQPEHAVDDRDVAERYWPGRTRRAFALRSFLDAGARIVLGSDAPVAPLDPWVAIAAATSRTRDGRPAFHAEQSITVVEALAASTRSLVGLGEPADLVALDVDPLAVAPETLRTMPVALTMLAGRATHADAALRAGAALEV; encoded by the coding sequence ATGACGCGCGCGATTCGTAATGCGCGACCGCTCGGCGGGCACGACCCGATCGACCTGCTCATCGACGACGGTGTGATCGTCGGCATTCTGCCCGCGGGCATCGAGGCCGCGGCCTCCGACGATCTCGACCTCGAGGGCCGCTTCATCATGCCGGGGCTGTGGGACGAGCACGTTCACCTCACGCAGTGGGCGCAGCACCGGCGCCGCATCGACCTCGCCCCCGCCGAGAGCGCGGCCGAGGCCGCCGCGATCGTGCGGTCATCTCTCTCGCGCGGCGCCGCGACCGACGCGGTCGTCGTCGGGGTCGGGTTCCGCGATGGTCTGTGGCCGGATGCGCCCAACGCCGCCCTGCTCGACTCGGTCGCGCCCGACCGTCCGATCGTGCTCGTGAGCGCCGACGTGCACTGCGTCTGGCTCAACAGCGCCGCGCTGGTGCACTTCGGAGTGGACTCGCCCTCGGGCGCCGACGGCGACGGCGTGCTGCGCGAAGACGCGGCGTTCGCCATCACGGCGCGCCTCGACAGCGCGCCCGACGCCGAGCTCGACCGCTGGGTGGCCGAAGCGGCGGCCGAGGCGGCCGCGCGCGGCGTGGTTGGCGTGGTCGATCTCGAGATGCGCTGGAACCGCGACGACTGGGCACGCCGCGTCGCCGCGGGCTTCGACGCCCTGCGCGTCGAGTTCGGCGTCTACCCCCAGCACCTCGACCGCGCGATCGAGCTCGGGCTGCGCTCGGGCCAGCCGCTCGCCGGCACCGTGAGTGTGGGCCCCCTCAAGGTCATCACCGACGGCTCACTGAACACGCGCACGGCCTACTGCTGCGACCCGTATCCGGATGCTCCCGCCGAGGCCTACGGCCGCCTCAACGTGCCCCCCTGCGAGCTGCACCCGCTGCTCGCCCGGGGCAGCGAGGCGGGCTTCGAGCTCGCCGTGCACGCGATCGGTGACGGCGCCAACCGTCTGGCTCTCGACGTGTTCGCCAAGCTGGGGCGCGGGGGACGCATCGAGCACGCGCAGCTCGTGCACGACAGCGACTTCGCCCGCTTCGCGGCGCTCGGCGTGACGGCGAGCGTGCAGCCCGAGCATGCCGTCGACGACCGCGACGTGGCCGAGCGGTACTGGCCCGGGCGCACGCGCCGCGCGTTCGCGCTGCGCTCGTTCCTCGACGCGGGTGCGCGCATCGTGCTGGGCTCTGACGCTCCGGTCGCGCCGCTTGACCCGTGGGTCGCGATCGCGGCGGCGACGAGCCGCACACGCGACGGCCGCCCGGCCTTCCACGCCGAGCAGTCGATCACGGTCGTCGAGGCGCTCGCCGCGTCGACCCGCTCGCTCGTGGGGCTCGGCGAACCGGCCGACCTCGTGGCGCTCGACGTCGACCCGCTCGCGGTCGCCCCTGAGACCCTGCGCACGATGCCGGTGGCGCTGACGATGCTGGCCGGGCGGGCGACGCACGCCGACGCGGCCCTGCGCGCGGGGGCGGCGCTCGAGGTCTAG
- a CDS encoding FMN-binding negative transcriptional regulator, translating to MRHTPHYLLHDHDEIRRLVRENPWVTIVSHTADRGIVASHYAFLLDEAASTGDEIVLVGHVGRPDEQAHELGRHEVLLIVQGAHGYISPSWYAEGDIIPTWNHVTAHLYGTPEILTDEQNLKALAELTDHFEQHVVNPRGLHLDPEYSRRVALGTVGVRVRVTRFDARAKLSQNKAPEVVERIIDELEGDGPYNHPGLAREMRRHHDARDS from the coding sequence ATGAGGCACACGCCGCACTACCTGCTGCACGACCACGATGAGATTCGCCGCCTGGTGCGCGAGAACCCGTGGGTGACGATCGTCTCGCACACGGCCGATCGCGGCATCGTCGCCTCGCACTACGCCTTCCTGCTCGACGAGGCCGCCTCGACCGGCGATGAGATCGTGCTCGTCGGCCACGTCGGCCGCCCCGACGAGCAGGCGCATGAGCTGGGGCGGCATGAGGTGCTGCTGATCGTGCAGGGCGCCCACGGCTACATTTCCCCGAGCTGGTACGCCGAGGGCGACATCATCCCCACCTGGAACCACGTGACGGCGCACCTCTACGGCACCCCCGAGATCCTGACCGACGAGCAGAACCTGAAGGCGCTCGCCGAGCTCACCGATCACTTCGAACAGCACGTCGTCAACCCCCGGGGGCTGCACCTCGACCCGGAGTATTCTCGACGAGTAGCCCTCGGCACGGTCGGGGTGCGGGTGCGAGTGACGCGGTTCGACGCTCGCGCCAAGCTCAGCCAGAACAAGGCGCCCGAGGTCGTCGAGCGCATCATCGACGAACTCGAGGGCGACGGGCCCTACAACCACCCCGGGCTGGCCCGCGAGATGAGGAGACACCATGACGCGCGCGATTCGTAA
- a CDS encoding SCO7613 C-terminal domain-containing membrane protein produces MSDTTPDRAWAGRVLFPRSAAELRSTTICPACFTPLTSTVCRSCGLDLGHAAAADLAASSTAIADALDARLDLIGRIRRETAAAALAAPAAPPVPAAAAQAAAVDSALVAPPASTPAVPPATPAAPTGVDGPRRSGIQIALIVVGISLLSVFAVFGLVYAFVTYGSEVRMAIIIGGTLATMVAAGVLARRGLGSTAEGVAALGTVMLVLDAWALRLNDPAGLGSTPEALYWGTALLIVGATAALWSRTNRLATPGVVGAGLLPIGAALVTLHAVRELLPAIGAAPETAAALAALIVAAGAWAIVPSSRPIARRAARTVALIVGAVAATAALPLLIELDPGARYSPVVAGLVLAAGALLHVVTLAPELRAAAASAGTTLVLSALGGGAALAAVVGAVVSAARFEQDRVIVSAPLIAAVIIGVLAEQGWRRSAAGSPWRTALAAATLTATALTAVAGGLAAIVASAAFVEAGTQGLEVIPLGVGAPVASGDPATVAALGALALSLGLIAASWASLGVLERRARALTLIAAIVLVATVPLLPAWWAVMAANAVLALGGAAALHAANRIEARDARRALIALCIPLSTGAALGAFVTAWAVPRGWVVGLLIALLAIGIARPTTTVIGLRAVFVGTAAALVLGSMPELAGDLARAVPALQLSPGSAVIAGAAVIIASSQLGRLAALEQRVVGIIAVLAAIGASTSVTLPAADEAVTAGLLTAALALVALRAHRIERLVALALLPFVVARGVVLAVDGGGIEPALVAAIALGALVIIAVVALLVAPRTPESSLDARARSARSALAGPGVERIVGDAAGALTGLVIVADAATRSADPGLLFVPVLVLAVLALVTAISRDGLIGSTSPRRFVGWVALGLATIALWMRLADAGERASEPYVLPLAGAMLLIVAAGALLGRRRGAAPSRTAAPLTAAALLVALVPSAAQSADGTDARGIVVALVAVALAIVPLLAERRIDERLPGMSGALVGTGLTALGLLALAHALDLLLTANGSALTGAALLRAALVVLVPSAVAVAARVLAEGRLRDIATIAALGTAALSAGALGLTGAVEPVELVSLPLALAAIAIGTMHLDAVPAARSWPWLGPGMAVLLVPSLLAIDAAGEPLWRAVALGVAAASVFAGGLWRRLQAPFVIGGTVLLVHLLVQSWPLLDLVGRSVEWWLWLGLAGVLIIVIAARFERRVQNVRDTATRIAQLR; encoded by the coding sequence ATGAGCGATACCACCCCTGATCGCGCCTGGGCCGGTCGCGTGCTCTTTCCCCGCTCCGCCGCGGAACTGCGCTCGACGACCATCTGCCCCGCCTGCTTCACGCCGCTGACGTCGACCGTGTGCCGCAGCTGCGGGCTCGATCTGGGCCACGCCGCGGCCGCCGACCTCGCCGCGTCGTCGACAGCGATCGCCGACGCGCTGGATGCCCGCCTCGACCTCATCGGACGCATCCGCCGCGAGACCGCCGCCGCCGCACTCGCGGCTCCCGCCGCGCCCCCCGTGCCGGCCGCGGCCGCGCAGGCCGCAGCGGTGGATTCCGCCCTCGTCGCGCCGCCCGCGAGCACCCCGGCCGTGCCGCCCGCCACCCCCGCCGCGCCGACCGGGGTCGACGGGCCGCGGCGCTCGGGCATCCAGATCGCCCTCATCGTCGTCGGCATCAGCCTGCTCTCGGTGTTCGCCGTCTTCGGCCTCGTCTACGCCTTCGTGACCTACGGCAGCGAGGTGCGCATGGCGATCATCATCGGCGGCACGCTCGCCACAATGGTCGCCGCGGGCGTGCTCGCGCGCCGGGGACTCGGCTCGACCGCGGAAGGGGTGGCGGCGCTCGGCACCGTCATGCTCGTGCTCGACGCCTGGGCGCTGCGCCTCAACGACCCCGCCGGGCTGGGATCAACGCCCGAAGCGCTCTACTGGGGCACCGCCCTGCTCATCGTCGGCGCGACGGCGGCCCTGTGGTCGCGCACCAACCGCCTCGCGACGCCCGGCGTCGTCGGTGCGGGACTGCTGCCGATCGGCGCCGCCCTTGTGACGCTGCACGCCGTGCGCGAGCTGCTGCCCGCGATCGGCGCGGCACCCGAGACCGCTGCGGCACTCGCAGCGCTCATCGTCGCCGCTGGCGCGTGGGCGATCGTTCCGAGCTCGCGCCCGATCGCGCGGCGCGCGGCGCGCACGGTCGCCCTCATCGTCGGCGCGGTGGCCGCCACCGCCGCCCTGCCGCTGCTCATCGAGCTCGACCCGGGGGCGCGGTACTCCCCCGTCGTCGCCGGGCTCGTCCTCGCCGCGGGCGCGCTGCTGCACGTCGTGACGCTCGCGCCTGAGCTGCGCGCCGCCGCGGCGAGCGCGGGCACGACCCTCGTGCTGAGCGCCCTCGGAGGCGGCGCGGCGCTCGCCGCCGTCGTGGGCGCCGTCGTCTCGGCCGCACGCTTCGAGCAAGACCGCGTGATCGTCAGTGCTCCGCTCATCGCCGCCGTCATCATCGGCGTGCTGGCCGAGCAGGGCTGGCGGCGGTCTGCGGCCGGCTCGCCCTGGCGCACAGCGCTCGCGGCCGCGACGCTCACCGCCACGGCGCTCACGGCCGTCGCGGGCGGTCTCGCCGCGATCGTGGCGAGCGCCGCCTTCGTCGAGGCGGGTACGCAGGGCCTCGAAGTGATTCCGCTCGGCGTCGGCGCCCCCGTCGCCTCAGGAGATCCGGCCACAGTCGCCGCGCTCGGCGCGCTCGCCCTGAGCCTCGGCCTCATCGCCGCGAGCTGGGCGAGCCTCGGCGTGCTCGAACGCCGTGCCCGCGCACTCACGCTCATCGCTGCGATCGTGCTCGTGGCGACCGTGCCGCTGTTGCCCGCGTGGTGGGCGGTGATGGCCGCGAACGCCGTGCTCGCCCTCGGCGGCGCCGCGGCCCTGCATGCCGCGAACCGCATCGAGGCGCGGGATGCCCGCCGCGCCCTCATCGCCCTGTGCATCCCGCTCAGCACGGGTGCGGCGCTCGGCGCCTTCGTCACGGCATGGGCGGTGCCCCGAGGCTGGGTCGTCGGCCTGCTGATCGCCCTCCTCGCGATCGGCATCGCGCGGCCGACGACCACCGTCATCGGTCTGCGCGCCGTGTTCGTCGGCACCGCCGCCGCCCTCGTCCTCGGGTCGATGCCCGAGCTGGCCGGCGACCTCGCCCGCGCCGTCCCCGCGCTGCAGCTGAGCCCCGGCAGCGCCGTCATCGCCGGCGCCGCCGTCATCATCGCGAGCAGCCAGCTCGGGCGACTCGCCGCGCTCGAGCAGCGCGTCGTCGGCATCATCGCGGTGCTCGCCGCGATCGGGGCGAGCACGAGCGTGACCCTTCCCGCGGCCGACGAGGCCGTGACCGCGGGCCTGCTCACCGCCGCGCTCGCTCTCGTCGCGCTGCGCGCCCACCGCATCGAGCGCCTCGTCGCCCTCGCGCTGCTGCCGTTCGTCGTGGCGCGCGGCGTCGTGCTCGCGGTCGACGGCGGCGGGATCGAGCCGGCGCTCGTCGCCGCGATCGCGCTCGGCGCTCTCGTCATCATCGCGGTCGTCGCGCTGCTCGTCGCCCCGCGCACGCCCGAGAGCTCGCTCGACGCCCGCGCGCGGTCGGCCCGGTCCGCCCTCGCGGGGCCGGGGGTCGAGCGCATCGTGGGCGATGCCGCGGGGGCCCTGACGGGGCTCGTGATCGTCGCCGACGCCGCCACCCGCTCGGCCGATCCGGGGCTGCTGTTCGTGCCCGTGCTCGTACTCGCGGTGCTCGCGCTCGTCACGGCGATCAGCCGCGACGGCCTCATCGGCTCGACCTCGCCCCGCCGCTTCGTCGGCTGGGTGGCGCTCGGGCTCGCCACGATCGCGCTGTGGATGCGCCTCGCCGACGCCGGCGAGAGGGCCTCCGAGCCCTACGTGCTGCCGCTCGCCGGCGCGATGCTGCTCATCGTCGCCGCGGGAGCCCTGCTCGGTCGTCGCCGCGGCGCGGCTCCCTCGCGCACGGCCGCGCCCCTCACGGCGGCAGCACTGCTCGTGGCGCTGGTGCCCTCGGCCGCGCAGAGCGCCGACGGCACGGATGCGCGGGGCATCGTCGTCGCGCTCGTCGCCGTCGCGCTCGCCATCGTGCCCCTGCTGGCCGAGCGGCGCATCGACGAGCGACTTCCGGGCATGAGCGGCGCCCTCGTCGGGACCGGTCTCACGGCACTCGGACTGCTCGCCCTCGCGCACGCCCTCGACCTGCTCCTCACCGCGAACGGCAGCGCGCTGACGGGCGCCGCCCTGCTGCGCGCTGCGCTCGTCGTGCTCGTGCCGAGCGCCGTCGCCGTCGCCGCCCGCGTGCTGGCCGAGGGCCGGCTGCGCGACATCGCGACGATCGCCGCCCTCGGCACGGCCGCCCTCAGCGCCGGCGCGCTCGGTCTCACCGGGGCCGTCGAGCCGGTGGAGCTCGTGAGCCTGCCCCTCGCGCTCGCCGCGATCGCGATCGGCACGATGCATCTCGACGCTGTGCCCGCTGCGCGCAGTTGGCCATGGCTCGGGCCCGGTATGGCAGTGCTGCTCGTGCCCTCGCTGCTGGCGATCGACGCCGCGGGAGAGCCGCTGTGGCGGGCCGTCGCGCTCGGCGTCGCCGCAGCATCCGTCTTCGCCGGCGGCCTGTGGCGACGCCTGCAGGCGCCCTTCGTGATCGGTGGCACCGTGCTGCTCGTGCACCTGCTCGTGCAGAGCTGGCCGCTGCTCGACCTTGTCGGTCGTTCGGTCGAGTGGTGGCTGTGGCTCGGTCTGGCGGGCGTGCTCATCATCGTGATCGCCGCACGCTTCGAGCGCCGGGTGCAGAACGTTCGCGACACCGCGACGCGCATCGCCCAGCTGCGCTGA
- a CDS encoding Fpg/Nei family DNA glycosylase yields the protein MPEGHSVHRIARQFARHFVGDPVRVSSPQGRFADGAALIDGRTMTDSKAVGKQMFLEFDDALWLRVHLGIYGAWDFSGSITQDATQRSAGGRMGQTNQRGTDPDAPDARTTVVGEYEASLSSIGAPRRTRLRMAEAEKESALDDAALAAFPPEPVGQVRVRLLTDRAVADLRGPTACEVLDAAGVQRVIDALGPDPLVDDADAGEERMLARIRGRRVPIGLLLMDQSVVSGIGNVYRAEILFRARLDPHVTGAALPDDVIRDLWRDWRYLLGVGVETGQMLTMDGLDEEGQRAALRNRADRHWVYKREGLPCRICRTNIALEIAAGRKLYWCPSCQS from the coding sequence GTGCCCGAGGGCCACTCCGTTCATCGCATCGCGCGGCAGTTCGCGCGGCACTTCGTCGGTGACCCGGTTCGGGTCAGCTCGCCGCAGGGGCGCTTCGCCGACGGCGCGGCGCTCATCGACGGGCGCACGATGACCGACTCGAAGGCCGTCGGCAAGCAGATGTTCCTCGAGTTCGATGACGCCCTGTGGCTTCGGGTGCACCTCGGCATCTACGGCGCCTGGGATTTCAGTGGCTCGATCACTCAGGACGCCACGCAGCGCTCGGCGGGCGGTCGCATGGGTCAGACGAACCAGCGCGGTACCGACCCCGATGCACCGGATGCTCGCACGACGGTCGTCGGCGAGTACGAGGCATCCCTCTCCTCGATCGGGGCTCCTCGCCGCACGCGCCTGCGCATGGCCGAGGCCGAGAAGGAGAGTGCGCTCGATGATGCGGCGCTCGCCGCCTTCCCGCCCGAGCCCGTCGGTCAGGTGCGCGTGCGCCTGCTGACCGACCGCGCGGTCGCCGACCTGCGCGGGCCGACCGCGTGCGAGGTGCTCGACGCGGCCGGCGTGCAGCGCGTCATCGACGCACTCGGCCCCGATCCGCTCGTCGACGACGCCGACGCGGGGGAGGAGCGCATGCTCGCGCGCATCCGGGGCCGCCGGGTGCCGATCGGCCTGTTGCTCATGGACCAGTCGGTCGTGAGCGGCATCGGCAACGTCTATCGCGCCGAGATCCTGTTCCGCGCCCGACTCGACCCGCACGTCACGGGGGCGGCGCTGCCCGACGACGTCATCCGCGACCTGTGGCGCGACTGGCGCTACCTGCTGGGCGTGGGCGTCGAGACGGGCCAGATGCTGACGATGGACGGCCTCGACGAAGAGGGCCAGCGGGCCGCCCTGCGCAATCGCGCCGACCGGCACTGGGTCTACAAGCGCGAGGGGCTGCCGTGCCGCATCTGCCGCACGAACATCGCCCTCGAGATCGCGGCGGGGCGCAAGCTGTACTGGTGCCCGAGCTGCCAGTCATGA
- a CDS encoding ribonuclease E inhibitor RraB, with protein MGTSPRSPTRRQKPPSRSAFSTGHAGDDQLLEILSERSDLASPRHWVHFLYFPDESSARTAAASVEEAGWALQAVQPAATDNGDWIVIAERHDAVVSPDAVMEARISFESIVAAHPGADYDGWEASL; from the coding sequence ATGGGGACTTCGCCCCGGTCGCCGACTCGACGACAGAAGCCACCGTCACGGAGCGCGTTCTCAACTGGCCACGCAGGCGACGATCAGCTCCTGGAAATCCTCAGCGAGCGCAGTGATCTCGCGAGCCCTCGCCATTGGGTTCACTTCCTCTACTTCCCCGACGAGTCGAGCGCTCGGACGGCCGCGGCGTCGGTCGAGGAAGCCGGGTGGGCGCTTCAGGCCGTGCAACCAGCAGCGACAGATAACGGCGATTGGATCGTCATCGCTGAACGCCACGACGCCGTCGTATCGCCCGACGCGGTGATGGAGGCCAGGATCTCCTTCGAGTCGATCGTGGCGGCGCATCCGGGTGCCGACTACGACGGTTGGGAAGCGAGTCTCTGA